A genomic region of Friedmanniella luteola contains the following coding sequences:
- the aqpZ gene encoding aquaporin Z: MREPTLGARLGAEFLGTFWLVLGGCGSAVLAATFLTEDGVQLGIGFVGVSLAFGLTVLTGAYAFGHVSGGHFNPAVTIGLAVAKRFEWRGVGPYIATQVVAASVAGAVLFAIASGRSGFSAVESGFASNGYGDRSPGGYGLVSALIAEIVLTAVFLYIILGATDDRAPKGFAPIAIGLGLTLIHLVSIPVTNTSVNPARSLGVAWFAGGDALSQVWLFIVAPIIGAVIAGASYALITGANEPGAVDEGIANNPDLGTARAG; this comes from the coding sequence ATGCGTGAGCCCACCCTCGGCGCCAGGCTCGGCGCCGAGTTCCTCGGCACCTTCTGGCTCGTCCTCGGCGGCTGCGGCAGCGCTGTCCTCGCGGCCACGTTCCTCACCGAGGACGGCGTCCAGCTGGGCATCGGCTTCGTCGGCGTCTCCCTCGCCTTCGGGCTCACCGTCCTCACCGGCGCCTACGCCTTCGGCCACGTCTCCGGCGGGCACTTCAACCCGGCGGTCACGATCGGGCTCGCGGTCGCCAAGCGGTTCGAGTGGAGGGGCGTCGGTCCCTACATCGCCACCCAGGTCGTGGCCGCCTCCGTCGCCGGTGCGGTGCTCTTCGCCATCGCGTCCGGGAGATCCGGCTTCAGCGCCGTCGAGAGCGGCTTCGCCTCCAACGGCTACGGCGACCGCTCCCCGGGCGGCTACGGCCTGGTGTCGGCCCTGATCGCCGAGATCGTGCTGACCGCGGTCTTCCTCTACATCATCCTCGGCGCCACCGACGACCGCGCGCCCAAGGGCTTCGCCCCGATCGCCATCGGCCTCGGCCTGACCCTGATCCACCTGGTGTCGATCCCGGTGACCAACACCTCGGTCAACCCGGCCCGCTCGCTCGGCGTCGCGTGGTTCGCCGGCGGCGACGCCCTCAGCCAGGTCTGGTTGTTCATCGTCGCCCCGATCATCGGCGCCGTCATCGCCGGCGCCAGCTACGCCCTCATCACCGGCGCGAACGAGCCGGGGGCGGTGGACGAGGGGATCGCGAACAACCCCGACCTCGGCACCGCGCGCGCCGGCTGA
- a CDS encoding sugar phosphate isomerase/epimerase family protein translates to MPTAALSPATKALHTWSLFRTLDRYVAPGSMPLGGLPESPGPAPDLLALPAELARHGYGSAQLCHFYLPRLDQPYLAEVRAAFAEAEVVLECLLVDDGDLADPVEGDAQRDWVSTWLTAAGDLGAVRARVVAGQQPPTEETLTASAGRLQQLADRHPEVRLVTENWHALLPDAAAVTGLLDRTGGQVGFLVDLGNWKGPDRHAQLAAVAGVAETCQAKVRTDADGRLDLAEYRTCLTILADAGYAGPLALVHDGPDPDEWGRLEDAHAVVRSVFPAGSPG, encoded by the coding sequence ATGCCCACCGCCGCGCTCTCGCCCGCCACCAAAGCCCTGCACACCTGGTCGCTGTTCCGCACCCTCGACCGCTACGTCGCCCCCGGCTCGATGCCGCTGGGCGGGCTGCCCGAGTCCCCAGGACCGGCGCCCGACCTGCTCGCCCTGCCCGCCGAGCTCGCCCGGCACGGCTACGGCAGCGCTCAGCTGTGCCACTTCTACCTGCCCCGGCTGGACCAGCCCTACCTCGCGGAGGTGCGCGCGGCGTTCGCCGAGGCGGAGGTGGTCCTCGAGTGCCTGCTGGTCGACGACGGCGACCTGGCCGACCCGGTCGAGGGTGACGCCCAGCGCGACTGGGTCTCCACCTGGCTGACGGCCGCCGGGGACCTGGGCGCCGTCCGGGCCCGTGTGGTCGCGGGCCAGCAGCCGCCGACCGAGGAGACGTTGACCGCGAGCGCCGGCCGGCTCCAGCAGCTGGCCGACCGGCACCCGGAGGTCCGGCTGGTGACGGAGAACTGGCACGCCCTGCTGCCCGACGCCGCGGCCGTGACGGGGCTGCTGGACCGGACCGGGGGGCAGGTCGGCTTCCTCGTCGACCTCGGCAACTGGAAGGGCCCGGACCGGCACGCCCAGCTCGCGGCCGTCGCCGGCGTGGCCGAGACCTGCCAGGCCAAGGTGCGCACCGACGCCGACGGCCGGCTGGACCTGGCCGAGTACCGCACCTGCCTGACGATCCTCGCCGACGCGGGCTACGCAGGGCCGCTCGCCCTGGTCCACGACGGCCCCGACCCCGACGAGTGGGGCCGGCTCGAGGACGCGCACGCCGTCGTGCGGTCGGTGTTCCCCGCGGGCTCGCCCGGCTGA
- a CDS encoding S8 family peptidase, giving the protein MRRRLTLGGLTAALLTGLVLPAAAAPPAPTPPPEAPGFERTVGPAGTGRVTDLPAALRRDAVVTALVQLDGAPVSVRTRTAGVGTATATRQVARLQATAVPRLEAVGADVLGRLSTVLNAVQVRARVRDLDRLAAVPGVRTVQVSRVVHLTNARSDRATTADEVWDRLHLTGRGQVIGVIDTGIDYTHADFGGPGTRAAFQRNDGATVERGTFPTRKVVGGYDFVGDDYDPDATGRAATPKPDKDPLDCDGHGSHVAGTAAGAGVTSGGKAYTGPYTEAALKKSFTVAPGAAPQATLRAYRVFGCAGGAGDDVILQAIDRAVRDGVDVVNLSFGSSWGTDDDLQTQAVKAATAAGVLVVAAAGNDGSGPYLVGSPGSADSALAVAAVDTELVGTARTASFSSGGPRRLDSAQKPDLAAPGVSVPSVASGTGNRSTRMSGTSMASPHAAGVAALVRQAHPTWSPLQVKAVLVSTASATPVAGYDSRRLGTGLVQARRAASGQTYASTGGGLDSLRFGLDQLGGAHTERRSFALTNRSSSTARYALGATFSSARRGATLTTSPSSVTLKAGTSATVTATLTLSAAAVAALPGAAASDHGALSTVHGVVVATPAKATASHPGLRIAFLAVPVPLSAVAVTPAVSAGSAGDPAPLTLTNRGPHAGTASVYQALLTDPTGDAGDGEVADLTDLGVQSLPAPGDDRLLVFAAGQATGTSTHGTREVDVSLDVDADGDPDYYVFTEDTGLHDEGYPDGTLTAFTYAADARPGDAPVDRRRTSAPANGSTVLLPVLASSIGVTAASPSLRIGVQGFSVVDSGQDDVAGTARFQPFRPALSQGSSVTVAPGATVHVPTHVDRTQLPSQTATGWLVVTPDDAAGREADRVALQRPAPAPVAAVGR; this is encoded by the coding sequence GTGCGCCGTCGTCTCACCCTCGGCGGCCTCACCGCCGCCCTGCTCACCGGCCTGGTGCTGCCGGCCGCCGCGGCCCCGCCCGCCCCGACCCCGCCGCCCGAGGCGCCCGGCTTCGAGCGGACCGTGGGCCCGGCCGGCACCGGCCGGGTCACCGACCTGCCCGCTGCCCTGCGCCGGGACGCGGTGGTGACCGCGCTGGTCCAGCTGGACGGCGCGCCGGTGAGCGTGCGCACCCGCACGGCCGGCGTCGGCACCGCGACGGCGACCCGGCAGGTCGCCCGCCTGCAGGCCACGGCCGTCCCGAGGCTCGAGGCGGTGGGCGCCGACGTGCTGGGCCGGCTGAGCACCGTGCTGAACGCCGTCCAGGTCCGGGCGCGGGTCCGCGACCTCGACCGGCTGGCCGCCGTGCCCGGCGTGCGGACCGTCCAGGTCTCGCGGGTGGTGCACCTGACGAACGCGCGGTCGGACCGGGCCACCACCGCGGACGAGGTGTGGGACCGGCTGCACCTGACCGGTCGCGGCCAGGTGATCGGGGTCATCGACACCGGCATCGACTACACCCACGCCGACTTCGGCGGCCCCGGCACCCGCGCCGCCTTCCAGCGCAACGACGGCGCCACCGTGGAGCGCGGCACCTTCCCCACCCGGAAGGTGGTCGGCGGCTACGACTTCGTCGGCGACGACTACGACCCCGACGCCACCGGTCGCGCCGCCACGCCGAAGCCGGACAAGGACCCGCTGGACTGTGACGGCCACGGCTCGCACGTCGCCGGCACCGCCGCGGGGGCCGGCGTGACCAGCGGCGGCAAGGCCTACACCGGCCCCTACACCGAGGCGGCTCTGAAGAAGTCCTTCACGGTGGCCCCCGGCGCAGCACCGCAGGCGACCCTGCGGGCCTACCGGGTCTTCGGCTGCGCCGGTGGGGCCGGCGACGACGTCATCCTCCAGGCCATCGACCGGGCCGTCCGCGACGGCGTGGACGTCGTCAACCTGTCCTTCGGGTCCTCGTGGGGCACGGACGACGACCTGCAGACCCAGGCCGTCAAGGCCGCCACCGCGGCCGGTGTGCTGGTGGTCGCGGCGGCGGGCAACGACGGCTCCGGCCCGTACCTGGTGGGCAGCCCCGGCTCGGCGGACAGCGCCCTGGCCGTCGCCGCGGTGGACACCGAGCTGGTCGGCACGGCCCGGACCGCGAGCTTCAGCTCCGGCGGCCCGCGGCGTCTCGACTCGGCCCAGAAGCCCGACCTGGCGGCGCCCGGCGTCTCCGTGCCGTCGGTCGCGTCCGGGACGGGGAACCGCAGCACCCGGATGTCCGGCACCTCCATGGCCTCCCCGCACGCCGCCGGTGTCGCCGCCCTGGTCCGCCAGGCCCACCCGACCTGGAGCCCCCTGCAGGTCAAGGCCGTCCTGGTCTCGACCGCCTCGGCCACGCCGGTGGCCGGCTACGACTCCCGGCGCCTCGGCACCGGGTTGGTGCAGGCCCGGCGGGCGGCGTCGGGCCAGACCTACGCCTCCACCGGCGGAGGGCTCGACAGCCTGCGCTTCGGCCTGGACCAGCTCGGCGGGGCCCACACCGAGCGACGCTCCTTCGCCCTCACCAACCGCTCCTCCAGCACGGCCCGCTACGCGCTCGGCGCCACCTTCAGCTCGGCTCGGCGGGGGGCGACGCTCACCACCTCGCCGTCGTCGGTGACGCTGAAGGCCGGGACGTCGGCCACCGTGACGGCGACGTTGACGCTCAGCGCGGCCGCGGTCGCGGCGCTGCCCGGGGCGGCGGCCTCCGACCACGGGGCGCTCAGCACGGTGCACGGGGTGGTCGTGGCCACCCCGGCCAAGGCGACGGCGTCGCACCCCGGCCTGCGGATCGCGTTCCTCGCGGTGCCCGTGCCGCTGTCCGCGGTCGCGGTGACCCCAGCGGTGAGCGCCGGGAGCGCCGGCGACCCGGCACCGCTCACGCTCACCAACCGCGGACCGCACGCCGGTACGGCGTCGGTCTACCAGGCGCTGCTGACCGACCCGACGGGCGACGCGGGCGACGGCGAGGTCGCCGACCTCACCGACCTCGGCGTGCAGTCCCTGCCCGCACCTGGCGACGACCGGCTGCTCGTCTTCGCCGCAGGCCAGGCCACGGGCACGTCGACCCACGGCACCCGTGAGGTGGACGTCAGCCTCGACGTGGACGCGGACGGCGATCCCGACTACTACGTGTTCACCGAGGACACCGGCCTGCACGACGAGGGCTACCCCGACGGCACCCTGACCGCCTTCACCTACGCCGCCGACGCCCGGCCGGGCGACGCACCGGTGGACCGGCGCCGCACCTCCGCCCCGGCGAACGGCTCGACGGTGCTGCTGCCCGTGCTGGCGAGCAGCATCGGGGTGACCGCGGCCAGCCCCAGCCTGCGGATCGGCGTGCAGGGCTTCAGCGTCGTCGACAGCGGACAGGACGACGTGGCCGGCACCGCGCGGTTCCAGCCGTTCCGGCCCGCGCTCAGCCAGGGCTCGAGCGTCACCGTCGCCCCCGGCGCCACGGTGCACGTGCCGACCCACGTCGACCGGACCCAGCTCCCCTCCCAGACGGCCACCGGCTGGCTCGTCGTCACCCCGGACGACGCCGCCGGCCGGGAGGCGGACCGGGTGGCGCTGCAACGCCCCGCGCCCGCCCCCGTGGCGGCTGTCGGACGCTGA
- a CDS encoding lysozyme, which yields MLPLPRAPRVAAALLTAAVAGLTAFQTTTADAAPTRPVLTAEARAAGVTPGNATMGWRQQSPTAGRSAASTLPSTTAPSATTRVGAGSALASARTAAVKKKAFVPKGVLGIDVSSWQRDVNWDAQVKSGKVFAYVKATEGTGYKNPYFRSQYTGSYYAGMVRGAYHFATPNTSSGKKQAQVFAKNGGGWSPDGRTLPGVLDIEYNPYGSTCYGLSKASMVAWVKSFTAEYKRLTTRDAVIYTTTDWWTRCTGNSKALSATNPLWLARYATTPGTLPGGWTWATFWQYTNTPLDQNRFSSTYARLVVLATDAG from the coding sequence ATGCTCCCCCTGCCCCGTGCCCCGCGGGTCGCCGCGGCCCTGCTCACCGCGGCCGTCGCCGGTCTGACCGCCTTCCAGACCACCACCGCGGACGCCGCGCCGACCCGGCCGGTGCTCACCGCCGAGGCCAGAGCCGCCGGGGTGACGCCCGGCAACGCGACGATGGGCTGGCGCCAGCAGTCCCCGACGGCCGGCCGCAGCGCGGCCTCCACCCTGCCCTCCACCACGGCCCCCTCCGCCACCACCCGGGTCGGCGCCGGCTCGGCCCTGGCCTCGGCCCGGACCGCGGCCGTCAAGAAGAAGGCCTTCGTGCCCAAGGGCGTCCTCGGCATCGACGTCTCGAGCTGGCAGCGCGACGTCAACTGGGACGCCCAGGTGAAGTCCGGCAAGGTCTTCGCCTACGTCAAGGCCACCGAGGGCACGGGCTACAAGAACCCGTACTTCCGCTCGCAGTACACCGGCTCGTACTACGCCGGGATGGTCCGCGGCGCCTACCACTTCGCCACCCCCAACACGAGCAGCGGCAAGAAGCAGGCGCAGGTCTTCGCCAAGAACGGCGGCGGCTGGTCGCCCGATGGCCGCACCCTGCCCGGCGTCCTCGACATCGAGTACAACCCGTACGGGTCGACCTGCTACGGCCTGAGCAAGGCCTCGATGGTGGCCTGGGTGAAGTCCTTCACCGCCGAGTACAAGCGGCTCACCACCCGCGACGCGGTCATCTACACGACCACGGACTGGTGGACGCGGTGCACGGGGAACAGCAAGGCCCTCTCGGCGACCAACCCGCTGTGGCTCGCCCGCTACGCCACCACCCCCGGCACCCTGCCGGGCGGCTGGACCTGGGCGACCTTCTGGCAGTACACCAACACCCCGCTCGACCAGAACCGCTTCAGCTCGACCTACGCCCGCCTGGTCGTCCTCGCCACCGACGCCGGCTGA
- a CDS encoding maleylpyruvate isomerase family mycothiol-dependent enzyme, translating into MTTPPTPTLAEVEAALHRSQDRLAAAVSVLADEELTGPSYDAGWTVADVLSHLGSGAAITGLSLDAGLGRREAPEFEELDAIWTTWNAKAPHDQAADAVAANAALLERLGGLTDAQRGAFAVDMFNGRQDLLGLLLLRLSEHAVHTWDVLVARDPAARLAPDATALLLTGLDELVSRAGQRSEVPLRVAIRTTGPEAAFVLEADGDGPRLTVGPGDAPATATLPAEAFIRLVYGRLDDAHADQVQVEGCRLADLRAVFPGF; encoded by the coding sequence GTGACCACACCGCCCACCCCGACCCTCGCCGAGGTCGAAGCTGCGCTGCACCGCTCCCAGGACCGTCTGGCCGCCGCCGTCTCCGTGCTCGCGGACGAGGAGCTCACCGGCCCGTCCTACGACGCCGGCTGGACCGTCGCCGACGTCCTGTCCCACCTGGGCTCGGGAGCCGCGATCACCGGGCTGAGCCTGGACGCCGGCCTCGGCCGCCGGGAGGCGCCGGAGTTCGAGGAGCTCGACGCGATCTGGACCACCTGGAACGCCAAGGCGCCCCACGACCAGGCCGCCGACGCCGTGGCCGCCAACGCCGCCCTGCTGGAGCGGCTCGGCGGGCTGACGGACGCCCAGCGCGGCGCCTTCGCCGTCGACATGTTCAACGGCCGCCAGGACCTGCTGGGCCTGCTGCTGCTGCGGCTGAGCGAGCACGCCGTCCACACCTGGGACGTCCTGGTGGCCCGCGACCCCGCCGCCCGCCTGGCGCCGGACGCGACGGCGCTCCTGCTGACCGGGCTCGACGAGCTGGTGTCCCGCGCCGGCCAGCGCAGCGAGGTCCCGCTGCGGGTGGCGATCCGCACCACCGGTCCCGAGGCGGCCTTCGTGCTGGAGGCCGACGGCGACGGGCCCCGGCTTACGGTGGGCCCCGGGGACGCCCCGGCCACGGCGACGCTGCCGGCCGAGGCGTTCATCCGGCTGGTCTACGGCCGCCTCGACGACGCCCACGCCGACCAGGTGCAGGTCGAGGGCTGCCGGCTGGCCGACCTGCGGGCGGTCTTCCCCGGCTTCTGA
- a CDS encoding alpha-amylase family glycosyl hydrolase, giving the protein MSAWVEHVIWWQVFPLGFVGADKELAGARPAPHQLSRLQGWLDHLVALGANGLALGPVFTSRTHGYDTTDYLEIDPRLGDGTDFDALVAACRERGIRVLLDGVFNHAGRDFPPVRAALEGGAGSEAGRWIRWSDGHPYYFEGHDQLVALDHGSVEVQDHVVEVMTSWLERGIDGWRLDAAYAVPPEFWAAVLPRVRERFPDAWFVGEMIHGDYQDYVHRSGLDSITQYELWKAVWSSLRERNFFELEWTLGRHRDLVADLLPLTFVGNHDVTRIATQVADPRHVAHAVALLFFLPGVPSVYYGDEYGLRALKEDRAGGDDAIRPEMPGAPSEVADADAGTWSVYQRMIGLRRRHPWLTRAETATSGVANEQLRVHAWSAADGGRLTLALNLGDAPSPLPEGAGAVLEAGAPVLAGAVAPHSWAVVEG; this is encoded by the coding sequence ATGAGTGCGTGGGTGGAGCACGTGATCTGGTGGCAGGTCTTCCCGCTCGGCTTCGTCGGCGCCGACAAGGAGCTGGCCGGCGCCCGGCCCGCCCCCCACCAGCTGTCGCGGCTGCAGGGCTGGCTGGACCACCTGGTGGCCCTCGGCGCCAACGGGCTCGCCCTCGGCCCGGTGTTCACCTCGCGCACGCACGGCTACGACACGACCGACTACCTCGAGATCGACCCCCGCCTCGGTGACGGGACCGACTTCGACGCCCTCGTGGCCGCCTGCCGCGAGCGCGGGATCCGGGTGCTGCTGGACGGCGTCTTCAACCACGCCGGGCGGGACTTCCCGCCCGTCCGGGCGGCGCTGGAGGGCGGCGCGGGCTCCGAGGCCGGCCGCTGGATCCGCTGGAGCGACGGCCACCCCTACTACTTCGAGGGCCACGACCAGCTGGTGGCGCTCGACCACGGTTCCGTCGAGGTGCAGGACCACGTCGTCGAGGTGATGACCTCCTGGCTGGAGCGCGGGATCGACGGCTGGCGGCTCGACGCGGCCTACGCCGTGCCGCCGGAGTTCTGGGCCGCGGTGCTGCCGCGGGTCCGGGAGCGCTTCCCCGACGCGTGGTTCGTCGGCGAGATGATCCACGGCGACTACCAGGACTACGTGCACCGTTCGGGCCTGGACTCGATCACGCAGTACGAGCTGTGGAAGGCGGTCTGGTCCTCGCTGCGGGAGCGGAACTTCTTCGAGCTCGAGTGGACGCTCGGTCGGCACCGAGACCTGGTGGCGGACCTGCTGCCGCTGACCTTCGTGGGCAACCACGACGTGACCCGGATCGCCACCCAGGTCGCCGACCCGCGGCACGTCGCGCACGCCGTCGCCCTGCTCTTCTTCCTGCCCGGCGTGCCCAGCGTCTACTACGGCGACGAGTACGGGCTGCGCGCCCTCAAGGAGGACCGGGCCGGCGGCGACGACGCCATCCGGCCCGAGATGCCGGGCGCCCCGTCCGAGGTGGCCGACGCCGACGCCGGGACCTGGTCGGTCTACCAGCGGATGATCGGCCTGCGCCGCCGGCACCCGTGGCTCACCCGGGCCGAGACCGCCACCTCCGGGGTGGCCAACGAGCAGCTGCGGGTGCACGCGTGGTCCGCCGCCGACGGGGGCCGGCTGACCCTGGCCCTCAACCTGGGGGACGCGCCCTCCCCGCTGCCCGAGGGTGCCGGCGCGGTGCTCGAGGCCGGCGCCCCCGTGCTGGCCGGGGCCGTCGCCCCGCACAGCTGGGCGGTCGTCGAGGGTTGA
- a CDS encoding alpha/beta hydrolase family protein, translating into MRRTLGALAVLLLAVTACTTEPGSAPAPVTSSSAPASGGPAGASPSAAPAGTPSPTPRTPPATPTPRPEPTPRPHPISMAALAERRYDGRDLRVGRSLGDVGPYERFLVSYRGDGLTISGVMAVPDGKGPFPVLVLNHGYIDPRTYFPGQGMPREMDFLARQGYVVLHTDYRDHAGSDRDDDVDHQLRLPYTVDTINAVKAVKSSGLRYLDADRVGWLGRSMGGEVTLRALAAQPGLVDAAVVYASTSSLAAENWEQFYRGDGDRAATNRRIDRTYGLPDDSPAFWRAASARSAFDRVTEPVLVHHGTEDDTCPPRWARATVRALEAEGVDVTLRMYAGEGHTFEGRWQTSIERTAAFFAEHLD; encoded by the coding sequence ATGAGACGCACGCTCGGCGCGCTGGCGGTCCTGCTGCTGGCCGTGACGGCCTGCACGACCGAGCCGGGCAGCGCCCCGGCCCCGGTCACGTCGTCGAGCGCTCCCGCCTCCGGCGGCCCCGCCGGCGCGTCGCCCTCCGCAGCACCGGCGGGCACCCCCTCCCCCACCCCGCGCACCCCGCCGGCCACCCCCACGCCGCGGCCGGAGCCGACGCCGAGACCGCACCCCATCTCGATGGCCGCTCTGGCCGAGCGCCGCTACGACGGGCGCGACCTGCGGGTGGGCCGCTCGCTCGGCGACGTCGGTCCCTACGAGCGGTTCCTCGTCAGCTACCGCGGGGACGGCCTGACGATCTCCGGCGTCATGGCGGTGCCGGACGGGAAGGGACCGTTCCCGGTCCTGGTGCTGAACCACGGCTACATCGACCCGCGGACGTACTTCCCGGGCCAGGGCATGCCGCGCGAGATGGACTTCCTGGCCCGGCAGGGCTACGTCGTGCTGCACACCGACTACCGCGACCACGCCGGCTCCGACCGCGACGACGACGTCGACCACCAGCTCCGGCTGCCCTACACCGTCGACACCATCAACGCCGTCAAGGCGGTGAAGTCGTCGGGGCTGCGGTACCTCGACGCCGACCGCGTCGGCTGGCTCGGCCGGTCGATGGGCGGGGAGGTGACGCTGCGGGCGCTGGCGGCCCAGCCCGGGCTGGTCGACGCGGCCGTGGTCTACGCCTCCACCAGCTCGCTGGCCGCGGAGAACTGGGAGCAGTTCTACCGTGGCGACGGCGACCGGGCCGCGACCAACCGGCGGATCGACCGCACCTACGGCCTGCCCGACGACAGCCCCGCGTTCTGGCGGGCGGCCTCGGCCCGGTCCGCGTTCGACCGGGTCACCGAACCGGTGCTGGTGCACCACGGCACCGAGGACGACACCTGCCCGCCCCGCTGGGCGCGGGCGACCGTCCGGGCCCTCGAGGCCGAGGGCGTCGACGTCACCCTGCGGATGTACGCCGGCGAGGGCCACACCTTCGAGGGTCGGTGGCAGACCTCGATCGAGCGCACCGCGGCCTTCTTCGCCGAGCACCTGGACTGA
- a CDS encoding (deoxy)nucleoside triphosphate pyrophosphohydrolase, with protein MELPRLVVGAILVDRLDRPSRVLAARRTAPPALAGRWELPGGKVEPGERPEDALHRELAEELGVEVRLGAELLPDDGGTWPLTPGLVLRAWWCELTTGEPQAGVAHDALCWTTAADVADLAWLDPDRPLVARIAAALAARRTAAEGRLGP; from the coding sequence GTGGAGCTCCCCCGCCTGGTCGTCGGCGCGATCCTCGTCGACCGTCTGGACCGGCCGTCGCGGGTGCTGGCCGCCCGCCGGACGGCCCCGCCGGCGCTGGCCGGCCGCTGGGAGCTGCCGGGCGGCAAGGTCGAGCCCGGGGAGCGGCCCGAGGACGCGCTGCACCGCGAGCTGGCCGAGGAGCTCGGTGTCGAGGTGCGGCTGGGCGCGGAGCTGCTGCCCGACGACGGCGGGACCTGGCCGCTGACGCCGGGGCTCGTCCTGCGGGCGTGGTGGTGCGAGCTGACCACCGGGGAGCCGCAGGCCGGTGTGGCCCACGACGCGCTCTGCTGGACCACGGCCGCCGACGTGGCCGACCTGGCCTGGCTCGACCCGGACCGGCCCCTCGTCGCCCGGATCGCGGCCGCGCTCGCCGCCCGCCGGACCGCGGCGGAGGGCAGACTCGGCCCATGA
- a CDS encoding MDR family MFS transporter, with the protein MTAIDRTTETGAGDRTGDGRGERLPAAHRTVIMTLLVATFVVILNETIMGVALPHLMSDLGVSASTVQWLSTAFLLTMGVVIPTTGFLLQRLATRTVFILAMSLFSTGTLLAAVSQGFWMLLAARVVQASGTAIMLPLLMTTILTLVPVARRGLVMGNVSIAISVAPAIGPTVSGIILQYLSWRFMFVIVLPIALAALVLGARLLGNVSEPGRQRLDVVSVLLSVPAFGGLVYGLSRLGESSGEGLSTALVFLAVGVLCLVAFGWRQLRLARGGDPLLDLRAFRFPMFSVSLTMLCIAMVALFGVIILLPIYLQNVRGLDSLQTGLLLLPGGLLMGLLGPVVGRLFDRWGPRGLSTFGSLLLVATLWRLSTVDAGTPVWLLVGYHLVMSLGLACLFTPAFTTALNPLPPSLYSHGSAILSTLQQVAGAAGTALLVGIMAGRSASLAASGTSAVAAQTEGLQSAFTVAMVVGLGAVACALFLRNDRPAGAVEQGGEQGAGTADAARAH; encoded by the coding sequence ATGACGGCGATCGACAGAACCACGGAGACCGGGGCCGGCGACCGGACCGGTGACGGCCGGGGCGAGCGGCTGCCGGCCGCGCACCGGACCGTGATCATGACCCTGCTGGTGGCGACCTTCGTGGTCATCCTCAACGAGACGATCATGGGCGTCGCGCTGCCGCACCTGATGAGCGACCTCGGGGTCAGCGCGTCGACCGTGCAGTGGCTGTCGACGGCCTTCCTGCTCACCATGGGCGTGGTCATCCCCACCACCGGGTTCCTGCTGCAGCGGCTGGCGACCAGGACGGTCTTCATCCTGGCGATGAGCCTCTTCTCCACCGGCACCTTGCTGGCCGCGGTCTCCCAGGGGTTCTGGATGCTGCTGGCCGCCCGGGTCGTGCAGGCCTCCGGCACGGCGATCATGCTGCCGCTGCTGATGACGACGATCCTGACGCTGGTGCCCGTCGCCCGCCGCGGCCTCGTGATGGGCAACGTCAGCATCGCCATCTCGGTCGCGCCGGCCATCGGCCCGACGGTCTCGGGCATCATCCTGCAGTACCTGTCCTGGCGCTTCATGTTCGTGATCGTGCTGCCCATCGCCCTCGCGGCGCTGGTCCTCGGCGCGCGGCTGCTCGGCAACGTCAGCGAGCCGGGCCGGCAGCGGCTGGACGTCGTGTCGGTGCTGCTGTCGGTGCCGGCGTTCGGCGGCCTGGTCTACGGCCTCAGCCGGCTGGGCGAGAGCAGCGGCGAGGGCCTGAGCACGGCGCTCGTGTTCCTGGCCGTCGGCGTCCTGTGCCTGGTGGCCTTCGGCTGGCGGCAGCTGCGGCTGGCCCGCGGCGGCGACCCGCTGCTGGACCTGCGCGCCTTCCGCTTCCCGATGTTCAGCGTCAGCCTCACCATGCTCTGCATCGCCATGGTGGCGCTGTTCGGCGTGATCATCCTGCTGCCGATCTACCTGCAGAACGTCCGCGGCCTCGACTCCCTGCAGACCGGCCTGCTGCTCCTGCCGGGCGGCCTGCTGATGGGTCTGCTGGGCCCGGTCGTCGGCCGGCTGTTCGACCGCTGGGGTCCCCGGGGCCTGTCGACCTTCGGGTCGCTGCTGCTGGTGGCGACGCTGTGGCGGCTCAGCACGGTCGACGCCGGCACCCCGGTCTGGCTGCTGGTGGGCTACCACCTGGTGATGTCGCTGGGGCTGGCCTGCCTGTTCACCCCGGCCTTCACCACCGCGCTGAACCCGCTCCCGCCGTCGCTGTACTCGCACGGCAGCGCGATCCTCTCCACCCTCCAGCAGGTCGCCGGCGCCGCCGGCACCGCGCTGCTGGTCGGCATCATGGCCGGCCGGAGCGCGTCGCTGGCCGCGAGCGGCACCTCCGCCGTCGCCGCGCAGACCGAGGGTCTGCAGAGCGCCTTCACGGTGGCCATGGTGGTCGGTCTCGGCGCCGTGGCGTGCGCGCTGTTCCTGCGCAACGACCGGCCCGCCGGCGCCGTCGAGCAGGGCGGCGAGCAGGGGGCCGGCACGGCGGACGCCGCCCGGGCGCACTGA